The following are encoded in a window of Scophthalmus maximus strain ysfricsl-2021 chromosome 6, ASM2237912v1, whole genome shotgun sequence genomic DNA:
- the timm17a gene encoding mitochondrial import inner membrane translocase subunit Tim17-A — MEEYAREPCPWRIVDDCGGAFSMGAIGGGIFQAVKGFRNAPSGMSHRMRGSMTAIKTRAPQLGGSFAVWGGLFSMIDCSLVKVRGKEDPWNSITSGAMTGAILAARNGPMAMVGSAAMGGFLLALIEGSGILLTRFASSQFPTGPQFAEEPAPAPMPSQSFGDYRQYQ, encoded by the exons ATGGAGGAATATGCTAGAGAACCATG CCCCTGGAGGATTGTGGACGACTGTGGTGGAGCCTTCAGCATGGGAGCTATCGGAGGAGGAATATTCCAGGCTGTAAAGGGCTTCAGAAATGCTCCCTCA GGGATGAGCCACAGAATGAGAGGCAGCATGACTGCCATCAAGACCAGAGCCCCACAGCTcggag GTAGCTTTGCAGTATGGGGAGGCCTCTTCTCCATGATCGACTGCAGTTTAGTTAAAGTGCGAGGGAAGGAGGATCCCTGGAACTCGATAACAAGTGGGGCCATGACGGGAGCTATCCTCGCTGCAAGAA ATGGACCAATGGCCATGGTGGGATCAGCAGCCATGGGAGGTTTTCTGCTGGCGTTAATAGAAGGCTCTGGAATCTTGCTTACGAGGTTTGCGTCTTCACAGTTCCCAACTG ggcCTCAGTTTGCAGAGGAGCCTGCCCCGGCGCCCATGCCCAGCCAGTCCTTCGGAGACTACAGACAATATCAGTGA